One genomic region from Vidua macroura isolate BioBank_ID:100142 chromosome 18, ASM2450914v1, whole genome shotgun sequence encodes:
- the RPLP0 gene encoding 60S acidic ribosomal protein P0, with protein MPREDRATWKSNYFMKIIQLLDDYPKCFIVGADNVGSKQMQQIRMSLRGKAVVLMGKNTMMRKAIRGHLENNPALEKLLPHIRGNVGFVFTKEDLTEIRDMLLANKVPAAARAGAIAPCDVTVPAQNTGLGPEKTSFFQALGITTKISRGTIEILSDVQLIKTGDKVGASEATLLNMLNISPFSFGLVIQQVFDNGSIYNPEVLDITEETLHKRFLEGVRNVASICLQIGYPTIASVPHSIINGYKRVLAVAVETDYTFPLAEKVKAFLADPSAFVAAMPVVAEAAAPAAAAAAAPAKEAAKEESEESDEDMGFGLFD; from the exons ATGCCCAGGGAAGACAGGGCTACGTGGAAGTCCAACTATTTTATGAAAATCATC CAACTCCTGGATGATTACCCAAAATGTTTCATTGTGGGAGCAGACAACGTGGGATCCAAGCAGATGCAGCAGATCCGTATGTCCCTGCGTGGAAAAGCTGTTGTGCTGATGGGGAAGAATACGATGATGCGCAAAGCTATTCGTGGTCATCTGGAGAATAACCCTGCTCTAGAAAA GCTGCTTCCTCACATCCGTGGGAATGTGGGCTTTGTCTTCACTAAGGAGGATCTGACTGAGATCCGGGACATGCTGCTGGCTAACAAG GTGCCAGCTGCTGCCCGTGCCGGTGCTATCGCTCCTTGTGATGTGACTGTGCCAGCCCAGAACACGGGCCTCGGGCCTGAGAAGACCTCCTTTTTCCAGGCCTTGGGTATCACCACAAAGATTTCCAGAGGAACCATTGAAATTCTG AGTGATGTGCAGCTTATCAAGACTGGAGACAAAGTGGGTGCCAGCGAAGCCACCTTGCTCAACATGCTGAACATCTCCCCGTTCTCCTTCGGGTTGGTGATCCAGCAGGTCTTTGATAATGGCAGCATTTACAACCCTGAAGTGCTGGACATCACCGAGGAGACCTTGCACAAGCGTTTTCTGGAG GGTGTTCGTAACGTTGCCAGCATCTGTCTGCAAATTGGGTACCCAACCATTGCGTCCGTGCCCCACTCCATCATCAATGGGTACAAGCGTGTCCTGGCCGTGGCTGTGGAGACTGACTACACCTTCCCACTGGCTGAAAAG GTGAAGGCCTTCCTGGCAGACCCCTCAGCTTTTGTGGCAGCTATGCCTGTGGTggctgaagctgctgctcctgctgctgccgctgctgctgctccagcaaagGAGGCAGCGAAGGAGGAGTCGGAGGAGTCTGACGAGGACATGGGATTTGGTCTCTTTGACTAA
- the PXN gene encoding paxillin isoform X2, with the protein MKALSLLCSFKSLSGKCTDALLADLESTTSHISKRPVFLTEETPYSYPTGNHTYQEISVPPPVPPPPSNDALNGTVIDPLDQWQPNTPRYGHQQPQSQSPIYSSSAKSSSASVPRDGLNSPTPRASEEEHVYSFPNKQKSAEPSPTMTSSSLGSNLSELDRLLLELNAVQHTPASGFTADEAGRSPSLPNVAGPHYVVPENSSSGGGKAAPPTKEKPKRNGARGIEDVRPSVESLLDELESSVPSPVPAITVSQGEVSSPQRVTASQQQTRISASSATRELDELMASLSDFKFMAQGKAGSSSPPSTASKPGSQLDTMLGSLQSDLNKLGVATVAKGVCGACKKPIAGQVVTAMGKTWHPEHFVCTHCQEEIGSRNFFERDGQPYCEKDYHNLFSPRCYYCNGPILDKVVTALDRTWHPEHFFCAQCGAFFGPEGFHEKDGKAYCRKDYFDMFAPKCGGCARAILENYISALNTLWHPECFVCRECFTPFVNGSFFEHDGQPYCEVHYHERRGSLCSGCQKPITGRCITAMGKKFHPEHFVCAFCLKQLNKGTFKEQNDKPYCQNCFIKLFC; encoded by the exons aCGCCTTACTGGCAGACCTGGAATCAACCACCTCACATATCTCCAAACGACCAGTATTTCTCACGGAGGAAACTCCTTACTCCTACCCAACTGGAAACCACACGTACCAGGAGATTTCTGTGCCACCCCCGGTGCCCCCGCCACCTTCCAACGACGCCCTGAATGGCACCGTGATCGACCCCTTAGACCAGTGGCAACCCAACACACCCAGATACGGCCACCAGCAG CCTCAGTCCCAGTCTCCTATATACAGCTCTAGTGCCAAAAGCTCCAGTGCCTCCGTTCCTAGAGACGGGCTCAACTCTCCTACTCCCCGTGCCAGTGAAGAGGAACACGTCTACAG TTTTCCAAACAAGCAGAAGTCTGCGGAACCATCTCCCACAATGACCAGCTCCTCTCTGGGCAGCAACCTCTCAGAATTGGACAGACTCCTTCTGGAACTGAATGCTGTTCAACATACTCCTGCCAGTGGCTTCACAGCAG ATGAGGCTGGCAGAAGCCCGTCACTGCCCAATGTGGCTGGCCCTCACTATGTTGTCCCAGAGAACAGCAGCTCAGGGGGAGGGAAGGCTGCACCCccaacaaaagaaaagccaaagcGAAATGGTGCACGTGGGATTGAAGATGTGCGTCCCAGTGTGGAGAGCCTGCTGGATGAGCTGGAGAGCTCCGTGCCAAGTCCAGT GCCTGCAATCACTGTGAGCCAGGGTGAGGTGAGCAGCCCCCAGCGTGTCACTGCCAGTCAGCAGCAGACCCgaatttctgcttcttcagcTACACGAGAACTGGATGAGCTGATGGCATCTCTCTCTGACTTCAAG TTCATGGCGCAGGGAAAAGCTGGAAGCAGCTCCCCTCCATCCACAGCCTCCAAGCCTGGCAGTCAGCTGGATACCATGCTGGGAAGTCTTCAGTCTGATCTGAATAAACTGGGTGTAGCTACAGTTGCCAAAGGTGTCTGTGGAGCCTGCAAGAAGCCTATTGCTGGGCAG GTAGTTACAGCCATGGGGAAGACCTGGCACCCTGAGCACTTCGTCTGCACCCACTGCCAGGAGGAGATCGGGTCTCGGAACTTCTTTGAACGGGATGGGCAGCCCTACTGCGAGAAGGACTATCACAACCTCTTCTCTCCTCGCTGCTACTACTGCAACGGGCCCATCCTTGAT AAAGTGGTGACGGCTTTGGACAGGACATGGCACCCTGAACACTTTTTCTGTGCTCAGTGTGGAGCTTTCTTTGGACCTGAAG GATTTCACGAGAAGGATGGCAAAGCCTATTGCCGCAAGGACTACTTTGATATGTTTGCTCCCAAGTGTGGAGGCTGTGCCCGGGCTATCCTGGAGAACTACATCTCTGCCTTGAACACCCTGTGGCACCCCGAGTGCTTTGTCTGTCGG gaatgTTTCACCCCGTTTGTCAACGGCAGCTTCTTCGAGCATGACGGGCAGCCCTACTGCGAGGTGCATTATCACGAGCGCCGCGGCTCGCTCTGCTCCGGCTGCCAGAAGCCCATCACAGGACGCTGCATCACTGCTATGGGCAAGAAATTCCACCCAGAACACTTTGTCTGTGCCTTCTGCCTCAAGCAACTCAACAAAGGAACCTTCAAAGAGCAAAACGACAAGCCCTACTGCCAGAACTGCTTCATCAAGCTCTTCTGTTAG
- the PXN gene encoding paxillin isoform X1, giving the protein MLLPLPWTLENTPPEILFPAESSACGHDALLADLESTTSHISKRPVFLTEETPYSYPTGNHTYQEISVPPPVPPPPSNDALNGTVIDPLDQWQPNTPRYGHQQPQSQSPIYSSSAKSSSASVPRDGLNSPTPRASEEEHVYSFPNKQKSAEPSPTMTSSSLGSNLSELDRLLLELNAVQHTPASGFTADEAGRSPSLPNVAGPHYVVPENSSSGGGKAAPPTKEKPKRNGARGIEDVRPSVESLLDELESSVPSPVPAITVSQGEVSSPQRVTASQQQTRISASSATRELDELMASLSDFKFMAQGKAGSSSPPSTASKPGSQLDTMLGSLQSDLNKLGVATVAKGVCGACKKPIAGQVVTAMGKTWHPEHFVCTHCQEEIGSRNFFERDGQPYCEKDYHNLFSPRCYYCNGPILDKVVTALDRTWHPEHFFCAQCGAFFGPEGFHEKDGKAYCRKDYFDMFAPKCGGCARAILENYISALNTLWHPECFVCRECFTPFVNGSFFEHDGQPYCEVHYHERRGSLCSGCQKPITGRCITAMGKKFHPEHFVCAFCLKQLNKGTFKEQNDKPYCQNCFIKLFC; this is encoded by the exons ATGCTTCTTCCACTACCTTGGACTCTGGAGAACACACCTCCTGAGATCTTGTTTCCTGCAGAAAGCAGTGCCTGCGGCCATG aCGCCTTACTGGCAGACCTGGAATCAACCACCTCACATATCTCCAAACGACCAGTATTTCTCACGGAGGAAACTCCTTACTCCTACCCAACTGGAAACCACACGTACCAGGAGATTTCTGTGCCACCCCCGGTGCCCCCGCCACCTTCCAACGACGCCCTGAATGGCACCGTGATCGACCCCTTAGACCAGTGGCAACCCAACACACCCAGATACGGCCACCAGCAG CCTCAGTCCCAGTCTCCTATATACAGCTCTAGTGCCAAAAGCTCCAGTGCCTCCGTTCCTAGAGACGGGCTCAACTCTCCTACTCCCCGTGCCAGTGAAGAGGAACACGTCTACAG TTTTCCAAACAAGCAGAAGTCTGCGGAACCATCTCCCACAATGACCAGCTCCTCTCTGGGCAGCAACCTCTCAGAATTGGACAGACTCCTTCTGGAACTGAATGCTGTTCAACATACTCCTGCCAGTGGCTTCACAGCAG ATGAGGCTGGCAGAAGCCCGTCACTGCCCAATGTGGCTGGCCCTCACTATGTTGTCCCAGAGAACAGCAGCTCAGGGGGAGGGAAGGCTGCACCCccaacaaaagaaaagccaaagcGAAATGGTGCACGTGGGATTGAAGATGTGCGTCCCAGTGTGGAGAGCCTGCTGGATGAGCTGGAGAGCTCCGTGCCAAGTCCAGT GCCTGCAATCACTGTGAGCCAGGGTGAGGTGAGCAGCCCCCAGCGTGTCACTGCCAGTCAGCAGCAGACCCgaatttctgcttcttcagcTACACGAGAACTGGATGAGCTGATGGCATCTCTCTCTGACTTCAAG TTCATGGCGCAGGGAAAAGCTGGAAGCAGCTCCCCTCCATCCACAGCCTCCAAGCCTGGCAGTCAGCTGGATACCATGCTGGGAAGTCTTCAGTCTGATCTGAATAAACTGGGTGTAGCTACAGTTGCCAAAGGTGTCTGTGGAGCCTGCAAGAAGCCTATTGCTGGGCAG GTAGTTACAGCCATGGGGAAGACCTGGCACCCTGAGCACTTCGTCTGCACCCACTGCCAGGAGGAGATCGGGTCTCGGAACTTCTTTGAACGGGATGGGCAGCCCTACTGCGAGAAGGACTATCACAACCTCTTCTCTCCTCGCTGCTACTACTGCAACGGGCCCATCCTTGAT AAAGTGGTGACGGCTTTGGACAGGACATGGCACCCTGAACACTTTTTCTGTGCTCAGTGTGGAGCTTTCTTTGGACCTGAAG GATTTCACGAGAAGGATGGCAAAGCCTATTGCCGCAAGGACTACTTTGATATGTTTGCTCCCAAGTGTGGAGGCTGTGCCCGGGCTATCCTGGAGAACTACATCTCTGCCTTGAACACCCTGTGGCACCCCGAGTGCTTTGTCTGTCGG gaatgTTTCACCCCGTTTGTCAACGGCAGCTTCTTCGAGCATGACGGGCAGCCCTACTGCGAGGTGCATTATCACGAGCGCCGCGGCTCGCTCTGCTCCGGCTGCCAGAAGCCCATCACAGGACGCTGCATCACTGCTATGGGCAAGAAATTCCACCCAGAACACTTTGTCTGTGCCTTCTGCCTCAAGCAACTCAACAAAGGAACCTTCAAAGAGCAAAACGACAAGCCCTACTGCCAGAACTGCTTCATCAAGCTCTTCTGTTAG
- the PXN gene encoding paxillin isoform X3 — protein MDDLDALLADLESTTSHISKRPVFLTEETPYSYPTGNHTYQEISVPPPVPPPPSNDALNGTVIDPLDQWQPNTPRYGHQQPQSQSPIYSSSAKSSSASVPRDGLNSPTPRASEEEHVYSFPNKQKSAEPSPTMTSSSLGSNLSELDRLLLELNAVQHTPASGFTADEAGRSPSLPNVAGPHYVVPENSSSGGGKAAPPTKEKPKRNGARGIEDVRPSVESLLDELESSVPSPVPAITVSQGEVSSPQRVTASQQQTRISASSATRELDELMASLSDFKFMAQGKAGSSSPPSTASKPGSQLDTMLGSLQSDLNKLGVATVAKGVCGACKKPIAGQVVTAMGKTWHPEHFVCTHCQEEIGSRNFFERDGQPYCEKDYHNLFSPRCYYCNGPILDKVVTALDRTWHPEHFFCAQCGAFFGPEGFHEKDGKAYCRKDYFDMFAPKCGGCARAILENYISALNTLWHPECFVCRECFTPFVNGSFFEHDGQPYCEVHYHERRGSLCSGCQKPITGRCITAMGKKFHPEHFVCAFCLKQLNKGTFKEQNDKPYCQNCFIKLFC, from the exons aCGCCTTACTGGCAGACCTGGAATCAACCACCTCACATATCTCCAAACGACCAGTATTTCTCACGGAGGAAACTCCTTACTCCTACCCAACTGGAAACCACACGTACCAGGAGATTTCTGTGCCACCCCCGGTGCCCCCGCCACCTTCCAACGACGCCCTGAATGGCACCGTGATCGACCCCTTAGACCAGTGGCAACCCAACACACCCAGATACGGCCACCAGCAG CCTCAGTCCCAGTCTCCTATATACAGCTCTAGTGCCAAAAGCTCCAGTGCCTCCGTTCCTAGAGACGGGCTCAACTCTCCTACTCCCCGTGCCAGTGAAGAGGAACACGTCTACAG TTTTCCAAACAAGCAGAAGTCTGCGGAACCATCTCCCACAATGACCAGCTCCTCTCTGGGCAGCAACCTCTCAGAATTGGACAGACTCCTTCTGGAACTGAATGCTGTTCAACATACTCCTGCCAGTGGCTTCACAGCAG ATGAGGCTGGCAGAAGCCCGTCACTGCCCAATGTGGCTGGCCCTCACTATGTTGTCCCAGAGAACAGCAGCTCAGGGGGAGGGAAGGCTGCACCCccaacaaaagaaaagccaaagcGAAATGGTGCACGTGGGATTGAAGATGTGCGTCCCAGTGTGGAGAGCCTGCTGGATGAGCTGGAGAGCTCCGTGCCAAGTCCAGT GCCTGCAATCACTGTGAGCCAGGGTGAGGTGAGCAGCCCCCAGCGTGTCACTGCCAGTCAGCAGCAGACCCgaatttctgcttcttcagcTACACGAGAACTGGATGAGCTGATGGCATCTCTCTCTGACTTCAAG TTCATGGCGCAGGGAAAAGCTGGAAGCAGCTCCCCTCCATCCACAGCCTCCAAGCCTGGCAGTCAGCTGGATACCATGCTGGGAAGTCTTCAGTCTGATCTGAATAAACTGGGTGTAGCTACAGTTGCCAAAGGTGTCTGTGGAGCCTGCAAGAAGCCTATTGCTGGGCAG GTAGTTACAGCCATGGGGAAGACCTGGCACCCTGAGCACTTCGTCTGCACCCACTGCCAGGAGGAGATCGGGTCTCGGAACTTCTTTGAACGGGATGGGCAGCCCTACTGCGAGAAGGACTATCACAACCTCTTCTCTCCTCGCTGCTACTACTGCAACGGGCCCATCCTTGAT AAAGTGGTGACGGCTTTGGACAGGACATGGCACCCTGAACACTTTTTCTGTGCTCAGTGTGGAGCTTTCTTTGGACCTGAAG GATTTCACGAGAAGGATGGCAAAGCCTATTGCCGCAAGGACTACTTTGATATGTTTGCTCCCAAGTGTGGAGGCTGTGCCCGGGCTATCCTGGAGAACTACATCTCTGCCTTGAACACCCTGTGGCACCCCGAGTGCTTTGTCTGTCGG gaatgTTTCACCCCGTTTGTCAACGGCAGCTTCTTCGAGCATGACGGGCAGCCCTACTGCGAGGTGCATTATCACGAGCGCCGCGGCTCGCTCTGCTCCGGCTGCCAGAAGCCCATCACAGGACGCTGCATCACTGCTATGGGCAAGAAATTCCACCCAGAACACTTTGTCTGTGCCTTCTGCCTCAAGCAACTCAACAAAGGAACCTTCAAAGAGCAAAACGACAAGCCCTACTGCCAGAACTGCTTCATCAAGCTCTTCTGTTAG